From a single Salinirussus salinus genomic region:
- a CDS encoding DUF7563 family protein, which translates to MPTCQNCGGFVTERYVRVFAPEGYEKDGPRVCPNCEDKLRDGAEVRAARSSRS; encoded by the coding sequence ATGCCCACCTGCCAGAACTGCGGCGGCTTCGTCACCGAGCGCTACGTCCGCGTGTTCGCACCCGAGGGATACGAGAAAGACGGCCCCCGGGTGTGCCCCAACTGCGAGGACAAGCTCCGGGACGGTGCCGAGGTCCGGGCAGCCCGTTCCTCTCGGTCGTAG